The following are from one region of the Quercus robur chromosome 1, dhQueRobu3.1, whole genome shotgun sequence genome:
- the LOC126723683 gene encoding uncharacterized protein LOC126723683 gives MDGHAHRMVDEFWNVNSKEHGASIPRSMVRWSPPPEDRFKINFDAAYFEDSGSTGIGVVCRDHSGQAIAALCQNLGKVQSAEMAEALAARRAVIFAKEMSLFDIIVEGDWLTVIQALLRVGPCPLLFGHIIDETKRLGGVLRRCMFQHVRRDGNRLAHCLAKKAVLSAGFEVWVEDLPEDVDVVFQSDLP, from the coding sequence atgGATGGACATGCGCATAGGATGGTTGATGAATTTTGGAACGTGAATTCAAAAGAGCATGGTGCGTCTATCCCTCGTTCAATGGTTCGCTGGTCTCCTCCGCCTGAGGATcgtttcaaaataaattttgatgcaGCTTATTTTGAGGATTCGGGTTCAACAGGTATTGGTGTAGTTTGTCGAGATCATTCCGGGCAAGCTATTGCGGCTCTGTGTCAGAATTTGGGCAAGGTGCAGTCAGCTGAGATGGCTGAAGCTTTGGCTGCTCGAAGAGCTGTGATTTTCGCCAAGGAGATGAGTTTGTTTGACATTATTGTTGAAGGTGACTGGCTTACTGTTATTCAGGCTTTGCTGCGTGTTGGCCCCTGCCCGCTGCTGTTTGGCCATATCATTGATGAGACAAAAAGACTTGGTGGAGTATTACGACGTTGTATGTTCCAACATGTCAGGAGGGATGGGAATAGATTAGCTCACTGTCTAGCTAAAAAAGCAGTTTTATCTGCAGGTTTTGAGGTTTGGGTAGAAGACTTACCCGAGGACGTGGATGTTGTTTTCCAGTCGGATCTTCCTtga